The following proteins come from a genomic window of Alicyclobacillus dauci:
- a CDS encoding lytic transglycosylase domain-containing protein, with amino-acid sequence MDKDSQPTNRGPKFVVLNRRSLLAACLLIVVLVVISTNSFWRMMYPIHYQEEIQSSAEFAHVDPLLVASIIRVESKFHSQDVSHAGAVGLMQLMPDTAQWIADTIRHQNTGSGAAVRRLPSDAKQLASPQYNILIGSWYVQSLIKQFNGNEVAAVAAYNGGPKRVMGWLQDGVWNGKLENIDQIPVGETRHFVDRVFYNYHLYQKIYGSDKAWRSEYPVT; translated from the coding sequence ATGGACAAAGATTCGCAGCCAACGAACCGCGGGCCAAAGTTCGTCGTTCTAAATCGTAGGTCCCTTCTGGCTGCATGTTTGCTGATTGTTGTACTTGTTGTCATATCGACAAATTCCTTCTGGAGAATGATGTATCCGATCCATTACCAGGAGGAAATACAGAGTTCGGCGGAGTTCGCGCACGTCGATCCACTTCTTGTCGCAAGCATCATTCGTGTGGAGAGTAAGTTTCATTCGCAAGATGTCTCTCATGCGGGAGCTGTGGGTCTCATGCAGCTGATGCCTGACACGGCGCAGTGGATTGCGGACACGATTCGCCACCAGAACACGGGCTCCGGAGCAGCAGTGAGACGACTTCCCAGTGATGCCAAGCAGCTCGCGAGTCCGCAGTACAACATTCTCATTGGCAGTTGGTATGTTCAAAGTTTGATCAAGCAGTTTAACGGAAACGAGGTCGCTGCCGTTGCGGCATATAATGGTGGACCGAAACGAGTCATGGGTTGGCTCCAGGACGGAGTTTGGAATGGGAAGCTAGAGAACATTGACCAAATTCCCGTCGGAGAAACGCGTCACTTCGTAGACCGGGTATTCTACAATTACCACTTGTATCAAAAAATCTACGGTTCGGACAAAGCCTGGAGAAGTGAGTACCCGGTCACGTAG
- a CDS encoding zinc-dependent alcohol dehydrogenase: MKALRKVTSGKGTLQLEEMAKPTPQHGNVLLKVKAAGICGTDIHIMQDEFPHQVPVTLGHEVAGEIVKLGPGVHSWSVGDKVITESYFSVCGQCEYCRGGRPNLCTDRRSIGSAVDGGMAEFVEVPAVNLHKIPDHVSWTAAALTEPLACTVHALNQVRIQPGEWVVISGPGPMGLLALQVARAAGGKVIMLGITQDAERLKAAQKLGASSVINVEATDYEAVVSQIVEMTEGGAPVVLECSGAGPSASLLFDVVRKRGRYGQIGLYGKSIPVNMDMVCYKELVVTGTNASIPSAWTRALTLLEDGAVTDEAVVSGVWSLENWEDAFKTVIAKGALKVMLGETSK; this comes from the coding sequence ATGAAAGCGTTACGAAAAGTTACTTCAGGTAAAGGAACGCTGCAACTTGAAGAAATGGCAAAACCGACTCCTCAACATGGAAACGTACTTCTCAAGGTGAAAGCTGCCGGAATCTGTGGAACCGATATCCACATTATGCAAGACGAGTTTCCGCACCAGGTGCCGGTTACATTAGGGCATGAAGTAGCTGGAGAGATTGTCAAGTTAGGACCTGGTGTCCATTCTTGGTCTGTGGGAGACAAGGTAATTACCGAAAGTTACTTTTCTGTCTGTGGGCAATGTGAGTATTGCCGTGGTGGTAGACCCAATCTCTGTACGGACAGGCGATCAATTGGGTCAGCAGTTGACGGAGGCATGGCAGAGTTTGTCGAAGTGCCAGCAGTCAATCTACATAAAATACCGGATCACGTCAGTTGGACAGCTGCAGCGTTAACCGAACCTCTTGCGTGTACGGTTCATGCTCTCAACCAAGTCCGGATTCAACCGGGGGAATGGGTTGTGATCTCTGGGCCAGGTCCTATGGGGCTTCTCGCCCTACAGGTGGCTCGCGCAGCTGGCGGAAAGGTTATCATGCTTGGTATTACGCAGGATGCAGAACGATTAAAGGCGGCCCAAAAGCTGGGAGCATCCAGTGTGATAAATGTGGAAGCCACGGACTATGAGGCGGTCGTCTCTCAAATCGTGGAGATGACAGAGGGAGGGGCGCCGGTAGTCCTAGAGTGCTCCGGAGCAGGCCCATCCGCTTCGCTTCTTTTTGATGTTGTGCGAAAGCGTGGTCGTTACGGACAAATCGGATTGTATGGGAAGTCCATCCCGGTCAACATGGATATGGTTTGTTACAAAGAACTCGTCGTAACAGGGACAAACGCATCTATCCCGTCGGCGTGGACCCGGGCTTTAACGTTGCTTGAAGATGGCGCTGTCACTGATGAAGCTGTGGTGTCGGGCGTGTGGAGTTTAGAGAATTGGGAAGATGCGTTCAAGACAGTCATAGCTAAGGGAGCACTTAAAGTCATGCTCGGAGAGACGTCAAAATAG
- the mdh gene encoding malate dehydrogenase has protein sequence MLKRKKISVIGAGFTGATTALMIAMKELGDVVLLDIPQMENPTKGKALDMAEAMPVIGADSRIIGTSNYEDTADSDLVIITAGVARKPGMSRDDLVNTNAGIVKSVTEQVVKYSPNTIIVVLSNPVDAMTYVAFKASGFSKNRVIGQAGVLDTARFNTFVAEELGISVEDVHGFVLGVHGDDMVPLVRYSNVGGVPLEKFLSKERIEEIVQRTRTGGGEIVGLLGNGSAYYAPAASLTQMAESIIKDKRRLLPAIAYLEGEFGYDNLFLGVPTVLGANGIEKIVELELLPEEKAALDKSAESVRKVIQVVK, from the coding sequence ATGTTGAAACGGAAAAAGATTTCTGTCATCGGTGCTGGTTTCACCGGCGCAACAACGGCTCTCATGATCGCTATGAAGGAACTGGGCGACGTCGTTTTACTCGACATCCCTCAGATGGAAAACCCAACTAAAGGCAAGGCGCTCGACATGGCGGAAGCTATGCCTGTCATCGGAGCCGATTCACGAATTATTGGAACGTCGAACTACGAAGACACAGCTGATTCCGACTTGGTGATCATCACCGCTGGCGTAGCTCGCAAACCAGGTATGAGCCGCGACGATCTCGTTAACACCAACGCGGGGATCGTCAAGTCAGTTACGGAACAGGTCGTCAAGTATTCCCCGAACACCATCATCGTCGTGCTGAGCAACCCGGTCGACGCCATGACTTACGTAGCGTTCAAAGCCAGCGGGTTCTCGAAGAATCGTGTGATCGGCCAAGCTGGTGTCCTTGATACGGCTCGTTTCAATACGTTTGTTGCGGAAGAACTCGGCATCTCCGTTGAAGACGTTCACGGTTTCGTCCTCGGCGTGCATGGCGACGATATGGTACCGCTCGTTCGGTACTCTAACGTCGGCGGTGTACCGCTGGAGAAGTTCTTGTCCAAGGAGCGCATTGAAGAAATCGTGCAGCGCACACGTACGGGTGGTGGCGAGATCGTTGGCCTGCTTGGAAACGGTAGCGCGTACTACGCACCAGCGGCTTCGCTTACGCAAATGGCTGAGTCCATTATCAAGGATAAACGTCGTCTGCTTCCAGCCATCGCTTATCTCGAAGGGGAATTTGGTTATGACAACCTCTTCCTCGGCGTACCAACTGTCTTGGGTGCAAATGGTATCGAAAAGATCGTTGAACTGGAACTTCTTCCTGAAGAAAAAGCCGCACTGGATAAGTCGGCTGAATCGGTCCGCAAAGTCATTCAGGTTGTTAAATAA
- the coaE gene encoding dephospho-CoA kinase (Dephospho-CoA kinase (CoaE) performs the final step in coenzyme A biosynthesis.): MIVGLTGGIATGKSTVSNMFRELGAYVVDADVWARRVVEPGSDGLREVVEAFGTRVLTSDGALNRQELGRIIFADSEARLRLNAITHPRIRQGMRQETETYIQAHPNEPVIWDVPLLFEGDTKYLVDCTVLVYTSPDVQLGRLMARDGLSEEDARARMEAQMPIEEKRSLATYVIDNSGDIDNTREQVQAVWTKIRSQRTAGQSSSF, from the coding sequence GTGATCGTCGGATTGACTGGTGGTATCGCAACAGGAAAAAGTACCGTCTCGAACATGTTTCGTGAGCTTGGCGCATACGTCGTTGATGCGGATGTATGGGCGCGTCGCGTGGTTGAACCCGGATCGGATGGCCTGCGTGAAGTTGTCGAGGCATTTGGAACACGCGTTCTCACGTCTGACGGAGCCCTCAACCGTCAAGAACTAGGTCGAATCATTTTTGCGGATAGTGAAGCTAGGTTACGTTTGAACGCTATCACACATCCGCGTATTCGACAGGGAATGCGTCAGGAGACGGAGACTTACATACAGGCGCATCCGAACGAACCCGTTATTTGGGATGTACCACTCTTATTTGAAGGAGATACGAAATACCTCGTGGACTGTACAGTTCTGGTGTATACGTCACCTGACGTCCAGCTCGGTCGCTTGATGGCTCGAGACGGACTCAGTGAAGAGGACGCACGAGCGCGAATGGAAGCGCAAATGCCCATTGAAGAAAAAAGGAGCCTAGCCACGTACGTGATCGACAACAGTGGCGACATTGATAATACACGGGAGCAGGTGCAAGCAGTATGGACAAAGATTCGCAGCCAACGAACCGCGGGCCAAAGTTCGTCGTTCTAA
- the mutM gene encoding bifunctional DNA-formamidopyrimidine glycosylase/DNA-(apurinic or apyrimidinic site) lyase — protein MPELPEVETIRRGLTSLVVGKTVTYVTVRLPRIIRFPSVPEFEERLVGRTIHAIHRRGKYLVFDMEPFTMISHLRMEGQYRVADRDEPLASHTHVIFGMSDGTELRYRDVRQFGTMDALADDEERPSGLVNLGPEPFDPVLTPNVFYTRLHSRSAPIKSVLLDQVCIAGLGNIYVDEALFLSGIHPLTKASRIGQGRCELLLGAIRNVLSRAIEAGGSSVRTYVNGYGRHGGFQMQLNVYARQGQPCFVCGQAIEKIKLGGRGTHFCPHCQARGGRRRNDN, from the coding sequence GTGCCGGAATTACCAGAGGTCGAAACCATCCGCCGAGGTCTCACATCGCTTGTTGTGGGGAAGACGGTGACCTATGTCACTGTTCGGTTGCCACGCATCATCCGCTTTCCCTCAGTCCCTGAGTTTGAGGAACGGCTGGTTGGGCGAACAATTCACGCGATCCACCGACGCGGTAAGTACCTCGTGTTCGACATGGAGCCATTCACGATGATTTCACATCTTCGCATGGAGGGTCAATACCGTGTGGCTGATCGGGACGAGCCACTTGCGTCTCACACGCACGTCATTTTCGGGATGTCAGATGGGACCGAATTGCGATATCGTGATGTTCGTCAATTTGGCACCATGGACGCACTTGCGGACGATGAGGAGAGGCCATCCGGCCTTGTGAACTTAGGTCCGGAGCCGTTTGATCCAGTCCTTACCCCGAATGTCTTCTATACTCGGCTACATAGTCGGTCTGCCCCAATCAAGTCTGTATTGCTCGATCAGGTGTGTATTGCCGGACTGGGGAATATCTATGTTGATGAAGCTCTCTTTCTGTCTGGAATTCATCCTTTGACGAAAGCGAGCCGGATCGGCCAAGGCCGCTGCGAACTACTCTTAGGCGCCATCCGGAACGTCCTGAGCCGCGCTATCGAAGCTGGCGGCAGTTCCGTTCGCACGTACGTGAACGGCTATGGTCGGCACGGTGGATTCCAGATGCAGTTAAACGTCTATGCAAGGCAGGGGCAACCATGCTTCGTATGTGGACAGGCCATAGAAAAGATCAAATTGGGCGGTCGTGGAACCCACTTTTGCCCCCACTGCCAAGCTCGCGGGGGACGGCGGCGAAACGACAACTGA
- the iolC gene encoding 5-dehydro-2-deoxygluconokinase produces the protein MGRPEVYTLGRLIVDLYANDIGVPMKDVNSFNKYLGGSAGNTAVGLARHGANVGMISRVGKDGHGQFLKETLIREGVNTRMVHEDPNYPTGLAFAAITPPSDSTVLFYRKPCADANIEITDLDREALGKAKILVVACTALAVAPGRDAALEALEYNRSTGGVNVLDIDWRPQFWTNESEASLYYRLALRLADVVIANEPELEFVGGGGDPLEACRNVLAYGPQQVVAKRGGEGVLYVGPEGVRNTPAFKVDVLNTLGAGDAFGAGYTYGLLQSWEVERRLEYACASGAIVVSRHSCAAAMPTNAEVEDLISSKAIK, from the coding sequence ATGGGACGGCCTGAAGTCTATACCCTAGGACGATTGATTGTTGATTTATACGCAAATGATATCGGAGTGCCGATGAAGGATGTCAATTCTTTTAATAAGTACTTAGGAGGTTCCGCCGGAAATACCGCCGTTGGGTTAGCTCGACACGGTGCCAACGTAGGCATGATTAGCCGAGTGGGAAAGGATGGCCATGGACAGTTTTTAAAGGAGACGTTGATTCGTGAAGGTGTAAATACCCGCATGGTTCATGAAGACCCGAACTACCCAACGGGCTTAGCCTTTGCAGCGATAACCCCGCCTAGTGACTCAACAGTTCTTTTTTATAGAAAACCTTGTGCCGACGCAAACATCGAAATTACTGATTTAGACCGGGAAGCACTTGGCAAAGCCAAAATACTGGTGGTGGCCTGTACTGCATTGGCTGTCGCTCCGGGTAGAGATGCCGCACTTGAAGCCCTCGAGTACAACCGTAGTACAGGTGGGGTAAATGTTTTGGACATCGACTGGAGACCTCAGTTTTGGACGAATGAAAGTGAAGCGTCTCTGTACTATCGTCTGGCGCTTCGGCTCGCTGATGTTGTTATTGCGAATGAACCCGAGCTTGAGTTTGTCGGGGGTGGAGGTGACCCGTTAGAGGCTTGCCGAAATGTCTTGGCGTATGGACCGCAGCAGGTCGTTGCAAAGCGTGGCGGAGAGGGCGTCTTATATGTAGGGCCCGAAGGGGTAAGAAATACACCGGCTTTTAAGGTGGATGTATTAAATACGCTTGGTGCGGGTGACGCTTTCGGAGCGGGTTACACCTATGGTTTGCTACAAAGTTGGGAAGTTGAGCGGAGGCTTGAATACGCATGCGCATCCGGCGCAATTGTTGTTTCGCGACATAGTTGTGCTGCAGCCATGCCTACCAATGCAGAGGTTGAGGACCTGATTTCATCGAAAGCGATAAAGTAA
- the hxlB gene encoding 6-phospho-3-hexuloisomerase codes for MDFSQITQQVTVDLDRALKEIQVDQIEDFITRIKTTKRVFVYGLGRERLVLQAFAMRLMHLGFDVHVVGDVTTPRIGKDDLFVTSSGTGYLSTVAALMPIAKEAGANIALVTAAADSPLLEHVDTCVLISVKTMRDDPSAQSSIQPLGALFEQTMYLMLDSIVLRLKQSMNITDESMTEFHTNLE; via the coding sequence TTGGACTTCTCACAGATTACCCAGCAAGTCACTGTTGATTTAGACCGTGCCCTGAAAGAAATACAGGTTGACCAAATCGAAGACTTCATCACACGGATTAAAACGACGAAACGAGTCTTTGTCTATGGTTTAGGCAGAGAGCGACTCGTTTTGCAGGCTTTCGCAATGAGGTTAATGCACCTTGGGTTTGATGTCCACGTCGTTGGCGATGTGACGACTCCTCGTATCGGAAAGGATGACTTGTTCGTTACGAGTTCGGGGACGGGATACTTATCCACAGTGGCTGCTTTAATGCCGATTGCCAAAGAAGCGGGGGCGAACATCGCGTTAGTGACTGCGGCGGCAGATTCACCGCTGCTTGAGCACGTCGATACCTGCGTCCTAATTAGTGTCAAAACGATGCGGGATGACCCATCCGCTCAGTCGTCCATCCAGCCGCTTGGAGCGCTCTTCGAGCAAACCATGTATCTAATGTTGGATTCAATTGTTTTAAGGTTGAAGCAATCAATGAATATAACCGATGAGAGTATGACTGAGTTTCATACAAACTTAGAGTAG
- the polA gene encoding DNA polymerase I translates to MSTQATKLLLIDGNSILYRAFFALPPLSNRSGQQTNAVYGFTLMLLKLLQDENPTHMAVAFDKSKKNFRHDIYNSYKGTRQKTPDELAEQFPLVRSLLHAFSIPVLEVEGYEADDIIGTLAKQADAQEITTRIVSGDKDLLQLVTDHVHALLTRRGITEMDHYDVQGVYDRYSLRPEQIVDLKGLMGDSSDNIPGVPGVGEKTAIKLLTARPTVEEVLEHLDEVSGSKLREKLETHRDGALLSKKLATIACDVPVSTAIDDLVYTGFDSSAVVEVFRELEFQSLIDKISEEMSDSTTSGNAGDTDDADWQQTEFQRVTSAEQLERVWAELGGVTGCVFDLNSADYHAADVNGVALASRDAAFYISLTGDLELSDLKTWLKSSHDKVVFDIKSLAFVLDAHGINIHSSGRWNDVKLAAYLLNPTDGEVELEEILARESHVRVPSVAKTVEHREALLCRIAQELPDLYQQLHSALDAQALDDLYRNIEMPLSFVLAKMEITGFHVNADKLRAFGEDLSGRIASLTENIYDLAGTEFNVNSPKQLGEILFEKLNLPAVKKTKSGYSTSADVLEKLAPYHEIVQKILDYRQLAKLQSTYVDGLLKVIRKETDRIHTRFHQALTATGRLSSSEPNLQNIPIRLEEGRKLRQVFDATYDDWSIVSADYSQVELRILAHLSGDEALIDAFRSGMDIHTRTASDVFEVPVEEVTSLMRRQAKAVNFGIVYGISDFGLAQNLNIPQKEAKKFIEEYFRKFPGVKAYMDDIVGQARQQGYVSTLMNRRRYLPDIRGRNFHLRSFAERTAMNTPIQGTAADIIKLAMVHIDEALGDSQLDARMLLQVHDELIFECPSDELEELTELVREKMENAITLNVPLKVDISHGKTWYDAK, encoded by the coding sequence ATGTCTACGCAAGCTACAAAGCTCCTTTTAATTGATGGAAACAGCATTTTGTATCGAGCGTTTTTTGCGCTACCTCCGTTGTCGAATCGGAGCGGGCAGCAGACAAATGCAGTTTACGGGTTTACATTGATGCTCTTAAAGTTGCTTCAAGATGAAAACCCTACACATATGGCAGTCGCGTTTGATAAATCAAAGAAGAATTTCCGTCATGACATATACAATTCGTATAAGGGGACGCGCCAAAAGACTCCGGATGAATTGGCAGAACAGTTCCCCCTCGTGAGGTCTCTCTTGCATGCATTCTCCATTCCAGTCCTGGAAGTTGAAGGGTATGAAGCAGACGACATTATCGGTACGCTGGCGAAACAGGCCGATGCACAGGAAATCACGACGCGTATAGTGTCTGGAGATAAAGATTTATTGCAGTTGGTGACGGATCACGTGCATGCTTTGTTGACCCGTCGCGGGATTACGGAAATGGATCATTATGATGTTCAAGGTGTATATGATAGATATAGCTTGAGACCCGAACAGATTGTCGATTTGAAAGGTCTAATGGGTGACTCCTCGGATAACATCCCGGGTGTACCTGGTGTTGGAGAAAAAACAGCCATCAAGTTGTTGACTGCAAGACCAACGGTAGAAGAGGTTCTCGAGCACTTGGATGAAGTGAGCGGTTCAAAGCTTCGCGAAAAATTGGAGACACACCGGGATGGTGCTCTCCTGTCCAAGAAATTAGCTACGATTGCATGCGACGTTCCCGTATCGACTGCAATCGATGATCTGGTATACACAGGGTTCGACAGTAGCGCTGTCGTCGAGGTGTTCAGGGAACTTGAGTTTCAGTCACTGATCGACAAGATTTCCGAGGAAATGAGTGATTCGACAACTTCAGGAAATGCTGGTGACACGGACGACGCAGATTGGCAACAGACGGAGTTTCAACGCGTAACGAGTGCGGAACAATTGGAACGAGTGTGGGCTGAACTTGGCGGTGTCACTGGTTGCGTGTTTGATCTCAACTCGGCCGACTATCACGCTGCGGATGTGAACGGTGTAGCACTTGCGTCACGGGACGCGGCATTCTACATTTCGCTCACAGGAGATCTGGAACTGTCGGATCTGAAGACATGGCTGAAATCCTCCCACGACAAGGTCGTTTTTGACATCAAATCGTTGGCGTTTGTGCTCGATGCGCACGGAATCAATATCCACTCAAGTGGTCGCTGGAATGATGTGAAACTGGCGGCGTATCTTCTCAATCCAACGGATGGCGAAGTGGAACTTGAGGAGATCCTGGCGCGGGAGTCGCATGTGAGAGTCCCGTCAGTTGCGAAAACCGTGGAACATCGAGAAGCACTGTTGTGTCGGATCGCACAAGAACTTCCCGATCTGTACCAGCAGCTCCACAGTGCGCTTGACGCACAGGCATTGGATGACTTGTATCGGAACATCGAGATGCCATTGTCATTTGTTCTCGCCAAAATGGAAATTACGGGATTTCACGTCAATGCCGACAAACTTCGCGCGTTTGGTGAAGACTTGTCCGGCCGGATCGCGAGTCTAACTGAAAATATATACGATCTCGCCGGCACAGAGTTCAACGTAAACTCACCCAAGCAGCTTGGGGAGATTTTGTTCGAAAAGCTCAATCTCCCAGCCGTGAAAAAGACCAAATCTGGATATTCCACGAGTGCCGATGTACTCGAGAAGCTTGCACCCTATCATGAAATCGTGCAAAAAATCTTGGACTATCGCCAATTGGCCAAACTACAATCAACTTATGTAGACGGGCTCTTGAAAGTGATTCGGAAGGAGACGGATCGAATTCACACCCGTTTCCATCAGGCGCTGACGGCAACTGGGCGACTGTCCAGCAGCGAACCAAATTTGCAAAACATCCCGATCCGCTTGGAAGAGGGACGCAAACTCCGCCAGGTGTTCGATGCAACGTATGATGATTGGTCAATTGTTTCCGCCGACTACTCGCAGGTTGAACTTCGCATCCTGGCCCATCTGTCTGGGGACGAAGCGTTGATTGATGCCTTCCGCAGTGGTATGGATATTCACACGCGGACGGCCAGTGATGTCTTTGAAGTCCCTGTTGAAGAAGTGACGTCTCTCATGCGTCGCCAAGCGAAAGCTGTAAACTTCGGCATTGTTTATGGGATAAGTGATTTTGGCCTCGCCCAGAATCTCAACATCCCGCAAAAAGAAGCGAAGAAATTTATTGAAGAGTATTTTCGAAAGTTCCCCGGCGTGAAGGCATATATGGATGACATCGTTGGGCAAGCGAGGCAACAAGGGTATGTATCGACACTCATGAATCGCCGACGGTACTTACCTGATATTCGCGGTAGGAATTTTCATTTACGAAGTTTTGCGGAACGAACTGCCATGAATACACCCATTCAAGGTACCGCTGCAGATATCATTAAACTCGCCATGGTGCATATCGATGAGGCACTCGGCGATTCTCAGTTGGATGCTCGGATGTTGTTGCAGGTTCACGATGAATTGATCTTCGAATGCCCAAGCGATGAATTGGAGGAACTGACAGAACTGGTTCGTGAGAAAATGGAAAATGCCATTACGCTCAACGTTCCGTTGAAAGTGGATATATCGCATGGCAAGACTTGGTACGACGCGAAATAG
- a CDS encoding Cgl0159 family (beta/alpha)8-fold protein, with the protein MNLINEILRYRLEEPERIKVLAARRIRRSKWERDKLVIVAMDHPGRRVVAAGGNPWAMANRNDLLHRIISVLMQPGVDGLLATPDVMEEVLLLNHIVTEAGGPNFVDNKVLVGSMNRGGLANTEFELDDFVTGYTAKSIRYMNLDAGKLLFRLDPEIRDSHRTMKYCVDALNELEDYELPCFLEPLTSSGTADDLVRLVGVASAMGHSTAHRWIKLPMVQEMKRVAAATTCPIVLLGGMSPGKPGQMLENVRNALEAGINIRGLMIGRGVLYPEDGDSPVNVATKLVEVVKGKQQEVITWDGLKSIP; encoded by the coding sequence TTGAACTTAATCAATGAGATTCTTCGTTATCGTCTTGAAGAACCGGAACGAATCAAAGTGTTAGCTGCACGCAGGATTCGAAGAAGCAAGTGGGAACGCGATAAACTTGTCATTGTTGCCATGGATCATCCAGGAAGAAGGGTTGTGGCAGCTGGCGGCAATCCGTGGGCAATGGCAAATCGCAATGATTTGTTGCACCGCATTATCTCTGTCCTTATGCAGCCGGGAGTCGACGGTCTGTTGGCCACACCGGACGTAATGGAGGAAGTCCTGTTACTAAATCACATTGTAACAGAAGCTGGTGGACCGAACTTTGTAGACAACAAAGTGTTGGTAGGTTCCATGAACCGTGGCGGCTTGGCAAACACGGAGTTTGAGCTTGACGATTTTGTGACGGGTTATACTGCAAAATCGATTCGCTATATGAATCTAGATGCCGGAAAGCTGTTGTTTCGTTTAGACCCAGAAATCCGTGATTCACATCGGACAATGAAGTATTGTGTCGATGCACTGAATGAGTTAGAAGACTACGAGTTACCTTGTTTTTTAGAACCCTTGACATCGTCAGGAACAGCCGACGACTTGGTCCGACTCGTCGGGGTTGCGTCCGCGATGGGGCATAGTACGGCGCACCGCTGGATAAAGCTTCCGATGGTTCAGGAAATGAAGCGTGTAGCGGCAGCAACAACGTGTCCAATCGTTCTTCTTGGCGGGATGTCCCCTGGGAAACCGGGACAAATGTTGGAAAACGTAAGAAACGCTCTCGAGGCTGGTATAAATATTCGGGGACTGATGATTGGGCGTGGGGTTCTTTATCCAGAGGATGGGGATTCACCTGTCAATGTAGCGACGAAGCTCGTTGAAGTAGTTAAAGGGAAACAACAAGAGGTGATAACATGGGACGGCCTGAAGTCTATACCCTAG
- a CDS encoding GntR family transcriptional regulator: MKCDIDRTSSIPLYRQIAESLKNDIELHSLSKLPSEPELANQFGVSRMTVRQAITELLSEGLLVRVRGRGTIVQKRRVRRPLNFTEVTSLSDDINSLGENVESRVLEQTESVLNKHLTEKLGLNEGMKVYKLARLRLIDGRPLIYQVSYFPESFASILVHQDIEHNSVLKILKRTRGVTPETAKYIVFAGFADRKTSEVLNLNPGDPVLGIEKISYEANGEWFEVVETRCVANAFELTFEIGRFYPLVQNGNL; the protein is encoded by the coding sequence ATGAAGTGTGATATCGACAGAACAAGTAGTATTCCGTTGTACCGACAGATTGCAGAATCATTAAAAAATGACATCGAATTACACTCCCTTTCCAAATTACCCTCTGAGCCAGAATTAGCTAATCAATTTGGTGTCAGTCGGATGACAGTAAGGCAAGCGATTACCGAACTATTATCAGAAGGTTTGCTTGTCCGCGTACGGGGACGGGGAACAATTGTTCAAAAAAGACGTGTCCGAAGGCCGCTTAACTTTACAGAAGTGACAAGTTTGTCGGATGACATTAATTCGTTGGGAGAAAATGTTGAGTCGAGGGTACTAGAGCAAACTGAATCTGTTCTTAACAAACACCTCACTGAAAAACTTGGCCTGAATGAAGGAATGAAGGTATATAAGCTGGCTAGGCTACGACTGATTGACGGTAGACCGCTAATCTATCAGGTCTCTTATTTTCCGGAAAGTTTCGCGAGTATCCTTGTACATCAGGATATCGAACACAACTCTGTACTTAAAATATTAAAGCGTACTCGCGGCGTTACCCCTGAGACTGCTAAGTATATTGTTTTTGCTGGATTCGCCGATAGGAAAACGTCTGAAGTCCTCAACTTAAATCCAGGCGACCCAGTCCTTGGCATTGAAAAAATCAGTTATGAAGCAAACGGCGAGTGGTTTGAGGTTGTTGAAACGCGCTGTGTAGCGAATGCGTTTGAACTAACGTTTGAGATTGGAAGGTTCTATCCTTTGGTACAAAACGGCAATTTGTAA